From the Moorena sp. SIOASIH genome, the window TCGCTTGTCAAATCACTGGACTTCTTAAAAACTAGCTCCAACTCCGTTCCCTTCTGCCTTCTGCCTTCTGGCTTCTGCCTTAAAGTAAGAGATTAATCGTTTGGTGGGCAGTGCCTACCAACGGGATTGGCAACCAAAGTAATCGGTCTGATGCACTGCCCACCCTACATGAACTAGCCTTCTGCCTTCTGGCTTCTGCCTTAAAGTAAGAGATTAATCGTTTGGTGGGCAGTGCCTACCAACGGGATTGGCAACCAAAGTAATCGGTCTGATGCACTGCCCACCCTACATGAACTAGTTTCACTTGCCTTACCCCGACTCCCGACTCCCGACTCCCGACTCCCTACCTCACAAGTGTAGGTTTTTTACATAAGGGTCAAACATGGGACGACCCAGAGGGAGAGGAAAAGGAAAACAACGAAGAAATAATGATTTTTAACGATAAATTAGGTACATTGTCTTGATGCAAAGCGCGAGTGGGGGGAACCCCCAAGACCGGGCTGCCTCCCCAAGACCGCGCTGCATCGCTTCTCTTAACCACACACCCGGTCACCCCACACCCCACACCCCAAACTCAAGTCTTTGTTAAAAACCTACCCTTATGAGATCTCCCCATCTCCCCATCTCCCCATCTCCCCATCTCCCCATCTCCCCATCTCCCTACTCCCTACTCCCTACTCCCTACTCCCTGCTCCGAAGTTCCCTTTGCTATCGATAGGATTAAATTAATCGGAACGACCTAATTATGTCAGTTATCTGTGTTTTAGGAATGCATCGCAGCGGTACTAGCTGTTTAGCAGGCTCTTTACAAGCGGCTGGGTTGTATGGCGGTAAAGTAGACCGGTGTAATGGTGATAATCTCAAAGGTTGTCGGGAAAACCGGAATATTATGGCATTGAACGATGCTATCTTGGCTGAAGCCGGTGGCAGTTGGAAAAATCCGCCAGATCCCATCAGCTGGACCGAGGAACATCAACAACAACGGGATGCCATCATTGCTGACTTTTACTACTATGTGCCGGTCTGGATGTTTAAAGATCCGCGCACGGTACTCACCCTTCCCTTTTGGCGTGAAGGCATCCCCAACTTAAACTTCATTGGTACCTTCCGCCATCCCATGAGAGTGGCGATGTCCCTGTATCACCGGTCAGGATTTCCCCTACGGGATAGTTTAACTCTCTGGATTCACTACAATCGCATCATCCTAGACACCTTCCGCCAATCACCGTTTCCCTTACTCTGCTTCGACCTTCCTCAAGAAGAGTATCTCAGCCAATTGGAGCAAGGGATTAATCACCTATGCTCCCAAGTTAAAGGATCCATATCCCTCTCTATCCCAGCTGCACAGAGATTCTATGAAACTAGGTTAGTGAATCAGAAGGATATGGTTTCTTTACCGCCACAAAATTCCAATCGAGATCATGACCACAGCAACGACACTCAGCTACTGGCTACCGCTGCAGAACTTTACCGGAATTTGATCCAAGCAGCGGGATTGACACTGGAGGAAACAGAGAAAGCAGTGGTGCAAACCTCTGGTTACACTGTCCCTTTAGAAGAAACTATTACTGCTTGTCAGGAGGTGATTAAATCCCAGCCCGACAACCCTCATGCCTATTTCATGGTGGGTAATGCTCAGCGTCAGCAAGAGGACATTGATGGTGCGATCGCTAGCTATAGAAAAGCGCTTGAGTTAGCTCCGGACAATTATTACTTCTACCGACATTTATCGACCCTGCTCTACCAGGAAGAGCGGTTGGATGAGGCAATCACTGTTTGTCAGCAAGCCCTTCAGTCACAGCCTGAAAATCCCTTGATTTATAGTACTCTTGGCAAAATCCAGCTTCAGAAGGGAAATCAAGCAGAAGGGATGGCTAACTGCCAAAAAGCTGCTGAATTAGTTAACTAAGTACCTGTGCCAAATTAATTTAACATTTTGTCAGGGCAGGGAACAGCGGATCTGGGAACAGGGAACAGGTAATATAACTCGATAGTAACTATAGTGGTTTTTAATGGGGTGAGGTACTTTCGTTCTGGGTTTTAGGGAGTAGGGAGTAGGGTAATAAAATTGAATGTACCTCATAAGTAGGAGAAACGCTATAAATTTCAGATCGATCCACTTGTGCAAAAGCCGGTCTCCCCATCTCCCCATCTCCCCATCTCCCCATCTCCCCATCTCCCCATCTTTCCATCTCCCCACACTCTTCTCTCTTTCCCTATTTCCTATTCCCTATCAACATCCCTAGAAAAGCGGGATAACAATTTACTAATCAATTGTGAGGTAATTTCATGAATAAGTACGAAGTTTTGGCTCGTCAGGCAATGGATTCCCAACAGTGGCAGTTGGCACTAGAAAAATGGGATAAATTACTGGATTTATTCCCAGATCACATTCCGGCTTGGATTAGCAAAGGGCATACATTGATAGGGCTAAGAAGATTAGATCAGGCTGAGGCAGTATTTCAGGAAGTTTCACAAAAATATCCTGATAAGCCCCACGGATATGAAGGTTTGGCTCTGGTCGCGATGACTTCTCTGCAGTGGGAGTTGGCGTTTGAAAGACTTGATTTAGCGATCCGCCTTTTTCCAAATGAATCTCAGTTTCTATTTTATCAAATCACTGTGCTATCGAAAAGTCGATTGTTTGAGCAAGCCCAAAAGGTTATTAAAGATGGAAAATTACGATTCCCCCAAGACCCCAACTTTGCTATTGCTGAAGCAAAAATACACCAAAGACAATATAACTATCAAGATGCTCAAAAAATCCTGGAACAAGCCAATCTAGACTATCCGGAGAATATCGAGATTCAACTTGAGATGGCTAACAACTCTTTACACCTAGGGGAATTGACAGTAACACAACGAATACTAGAGACAATCAAACAGAAAACTAGCTCGAAACTATCTGACCGATTTAACAAAAGTTACATAAAGTTTCTGATCCGTAGTCAGAATATACATGAACTAAAGCAATATTTTCAGGAGACTCGAGTAACTCAAGACCAGTTTGATCAGACGTTTATTGACGACTATTGCCAATTATTAGTTAGTCACGGATATTATCAAGATGCCTGTCAATTTTTAACTGAATTAATCGTCAAGGAGTCTGGTCATTCAATAAAAGTTTATAAAATTAAAATTTCTTGTATATTTGAATTAGAAAAAATTACTAATTTGGAAAAACTCAGCAATGTTTATCCAAAAATACCATTAGATAGTTGGATATATGAAGCTAATAAATCATTACATAATCGACTCAATGCTTATCTAAGCAATCATTCAGAATTTGACAGTAATAATCAATCTTTAAGAAAGATTTACAAAAAAATAAACTATTTATCAAACAGTTGCCAACGTTCATATTTAAATACTTACAGCTCCCCCTTTGAAGCCTATGAGCTTAGTGTTAAAATTTTAAATCACATTAAAAATAAAATACCTTTATCATTGATTCGATTAGGGGATGGAGAAGGAAGTTTTCTAGAGTATGACGAAACTTTAAAAGAGTTTCAAAACAGAGATCGTGACCTAGCTAAACAAAGTTGGTGGGGGGATGTTAACCTAAGTAAAAATGACTTTAAAAAACTTAGTGATGACTTGATATCAGCTATCAAAAATGCAGATATATTAGGAATTCCAGAGTTCTATAGGTTTCATCTATTATTACGCTCAGAGTCATTAGAAAAACAGTTGTTAGAAAAATATAGTGCACGAGGGAGTAGAGGTATTACCGCCATAATTAATACCCTAATTGACCCAAACTTTTATCAGGAACAGGAGAGTTATCGATTGAGCAATAAAACCCTGACCTCGTGTTATATTCACCAAGACCTTGAAGTCTGGGGACTTTATCGATTAATTTTCAATCACTTAAAGGAATGTTCAGTGATTTCTTGTCATGAGGGTATTAGTCAAGTTCTTCGAGAAAAATACGGAGTCACGGTTAAACGGTTATATCAGATACCTTCAGAATATACATATGCGCAACGATTTAATTACAGAGACCAGCAAAATCACCCTCATTATCCTTACTACTTTGAGCAAATTTGTTCGGAACTTACTATCTCCTATCCAGGAGAGGTATTTTTAGTGGCTGCGGGTTTTTTAGGTAAAATATACTGCAATAGTATCAAAAATTTAGGAGGGATCGCCCTTGATATTGGAAGTATTGTTGACTATTGGCTAAATTACTCAACAAGAGGGCTTCACCGGAGGATTCCAAATCAAAATTACTATTCGAGCTTTGCAAAAATAATTAAGACGGATATAAGGCTGGACAAAGAAGCTTTAAAGTCTTTACAAAAGTTAGATTAAAAAAAATATAAGTCTAATTATTACTGTGATAGAAATATTTATAATGCAAGGGATATATTTTTAGAATGGGGATTGGTTAAAGAAAAACTATTTCTGATCACTGGTCATCCCAGATGTGGTTCAGGATTTATGAGTAACCTATTTAGACAATTAGGATTTGATATTGGTCATGAAAAACTTGGTCAAGATGGTGTATCAAGCTGGTTAATGGCTGTGAAAGACCTTAATGCTCCTTGGGGAGATAACAGTTCCTCTTACTACGTTAAGTTTAACTATTTAATTCTCTATGTTAGAAATCCTCAAGATGCTCTACCATCAATCCTGTTAGAAAATGAAGTTGAACGATCGTTAAACTTCAGAAGAAACTATATCCTGAGGCAACTTGATTTTGATATCAATCAATTTAGTCATCCTTTAGATAAGGCTATTGCCTATTTCCTAGGGTTGAATAAAATTATTGAGCTTCAAAAACCTGATCAAGTCGTCAAAGTATAAGATTGTCTTGAAGATATTAAAAAATTTATAAGTCAAAAAAATATTGCCGATTTATCCCCTGATCTTATGGAAAATTTTGTGCTCAACACCAGCATCAATAACAGCTATAAAAAATTTACTAAACCCAAGCCTCAATTGACACCTGAAGATTTTAGTAAAATTGATAACGCTCTCAAACAAAATCTGATCAGCTTCTGCAAAAATTATGGTTATGATCATAAATTTATTGGCTGATAACTTAATCCAGAGTAAGGGCAATAAAAATTAAGCCAAAATGTGATATAGGGCAAGGATTATGGGTTCTTCCGTACCTGCTATGGGCTCATTTCAGGTTAAAAAAATCAGAAACCTTACTCTACAAGGGTTATGAGGCTATTTAATTAACAATAATTTCGCGCATACTGCCTCTTTCCACTGCTCCGTTCGCGTAGCGTGGCCAACGGCCTCAGTCCCTGCTCCCTGCTCCCTTCACCAAAGTGTTAATTTAGCATAACAAGTACGGAAGAGCCATAATAGTCAGGGATATGGTACTCTAAATATAGTAAGAGGATATCTGAAAAGTTTTTTGATACTGAATTTTGCCCCCCTAGCCCCCCAATTCTGGGGGGAACAAGAATCTATTTTTTGGTAAAAGTCCCCCAAAATTGGGGTATTTAGGGGGCTTGAATGTAGCAAATGATATTTTTCAGACAACCTCTAACTTTTTTATGCTATGATGCTATGAATAGCCTGTTATAAATTTATTTTAAATATTTGGATTATTCTGGTTTTAGCTTCTGGCATGAACCATTATATAGCGTTTTTAAACTTGGTGAGGTACAGATTACCTGTTTTTATGGGATAGGTAAGAAATTCTGTGTACCTCATTAGGCTAAAAACTGCTATATATCCGGATAAAAATCTGAATAAAAAACATTGATCAGAGAAAAATTAAATAAAAAAATCGTTATAGATAATTATAAAGAGGGAAATTTTTTGACTACGGCGGTTTGCATAACTATCAGGTACACAGGATTGTTTTCCTTCTTCCCTCTTCCGAGCTCCGAGCTCCGAGCTCCGAGCTCCGAGCTCCCTAAAAACCCAGAACTTTGTACCTAACTGAATTGCAAACCGCTGTATGTAAAACGCTATATACGTCAGAAGTCTTGAATGTGGGTTTCCAACTGTCTTACCTATTTGTCTCCAGACATGACCATTTCCCAACTGACTGGAGTTCCCTTCTTCACATCAGCTTTCACGGATTTACCCAAGAGAACATCATAATATTTAGTAGGCAATCCAGACCCCGGTCTAATTGCTCTCAAATTCTTTGGGGTTAAGATATCCCCCGCTTGCATATCCTCGGCAATATAAAGACTCACATCACTAACTGTCTTCCTAAAATAAAGGCTTCAGCCGCTTCAACCCCTACGCTTGCTCCCCGCCAACGGGCTAAATGTTCAACGGCTTGTAATGAACGGGGATGAGGCCAGGGACGCATTTCAGACTGATAGGCTTCCAGGGCTTTGAGCTTTAGGTTGAGGGTTTCAGTTACATCCACAAACCAGTTAGGTGCAAAGATGGGGGCAGAGCCAGGGGGTTGCCATTCGGTACTGGAAGGTATTTCAAAAAATAGGAGTGACTTGACTGGGTGTCCAGGCACAGGACGACAGGCGGTAATCACGGCTTCATGAATGCGGCGGTGATCAATGTTGACATCACCGCTATGGTGGGTATAAACGATCTCTGGCTGATGTTGGTCAATGGCTTGTTCAACCACCTTAATCACATCCAACAGTTCATAACCATCCATGCGATTATCGGCAAAATTATCGAGGGTGACAGAGGCTGCGCCTAAAATGTCACTGGCCTTATGAGCAGCTACAGCTAATGCCGAAAGTTGAGATTTCCATTGTGAGCGATCGCGATTGGAGGCTCGGCTAGTAGCACCTTCGGCGAGGATGAGGATATTAACAGTATTACCTTTTTGAACGTGTTGGGCTATGGTAGCACCGCAGCCCAACACTTCATCATCAGGATGCGCGGCGACGACCAAGATCGTGCGATTTTGTGTCATGGCTACCAAAATAAAGCGGTATAGTGAGAATAGCTAATCTCGGTTCAAATCGTCCAGAATGCCTTTTAACTATCACTAGGTTTTAAGCGTTCGTACTTATTAAAGACGCTGCCTTCGTCCAAATAGCGCTTTAAGCAAACAGTTTCATAGGTATCAAAGCCGTCAGTATCAATTCCATGGAACCAAGCATCCTCCTGCAACTCAATCCAGTGAAGCTTTTCAATTAATTTTTCGTTAATGTGCTCTTTTGGAATAATCACCACGCCACTATCATCACAAACAGCGATAGACCCGTCATAAATCCCGTGCAATCTATTTAGAATATCTTTCGGAGGTGGTTCAGAGTTTTTGACATTAAAACACCCTAAGGGTGTAACACCCTTCGACCAAATTGGGTAGTTTTCTTTTCGGAGTGTATGAGCATCACGCACTAGACCATTGACAACG encodes:
- a CDS encoding tetratricopeptide repeat protein is translated as MSVICVLGMHRSGTSCLAGSLQAAGLYGGKVDRCNGDNLKGCRENRNIMALNDAILAEAGGSWKNPPDPISWTEEHQQQRDAIIADFYYYVPVWMFKDPRTVLTLPFWREGIPNLNFIGTFRHPMRVAMSLYHRSGFPLRDSLTLWIHYNRIILDTFRQSPFPLLCFDLPQEEYLSQLEQGINHLCSQVKGSISLSIPAAQRFYETRLVNQKDMVSLPPQNSNRDHDHSNDTQLLATAAELYRNLIQAAGLTLEETEKAVVQTSGYTVPLEETITACQEVIKSQPDNPHAYFMVGNAQRQQEDIDGAIASYRKALELAPDNYYFYRHLSTLLYQEERLDEAITVCQQALQSQPENPLIYSTLGKIQLQKGNQAEGMANCQKAAELVN
- a CDS encoding tetratricopeptide repeat protein, with protein sequence MNKYEVLARQAMDSQQWQLALEKWDKLLDLFPDHIPAWISKGHTLIGLRRLDQAEAVFQEVSQKYPDKPHGYEGLALVAMTSLQWELAFERLDLAIRLFPNESQFLFYQITVLSKSRLFEQAQKVIKDGKLRFPQDPNFAIAEAKIHQRQYNYQDAQKILEQANLDYPENIEIQLEMANNSLHLGELTVTQRILETIKQKTSSKLSDRFNKSYIKFLIRSQNIHELKQYFQETRVTQDQFDQTFIDDYCQLLVSHGYYQDACQFLTELIVKESGHSIKVYKIKISCIFELEKITNLEKLSNVYPKIPLDSWIYEANKSLHNRLNAYLSNHSEFDSNNQSLRKIYKKINYLSNSCQRSYLNTYSSPFEAYELSVKILNHIKNKIPLSLIRLGDGEGSFLEYDETLKEFQNRDRDLAKQSWWGDVNLSKNDFKKLSDDLISAIKNADILGIPEFYRFHLLLRSESLEKQLLEKYSARGSRGITAIINTLIDPNFYQEQESYRLSNKTLTSCYIHQDLEVWGLYRLIFNHLKECSVISCHEGISQVLREKYGVTVKRLYQIPSEYTYAQRFNYRDQQNHPHYPYYFEQICSELTISYPGEVFLVAAGFLGKIYCNSIKNLGGIALDIGSIVDYWLNYSTRGLHRRIPNQNYYSSFAKIIKTDIRLDKEALKSLQKLD
- a CDS encoding SAF domain-containing protein: MSLYIAEDMQAGDILTPKNLRAIRPGSGLPTKYYDVLLGKSVKADVKKGTPVSWEMVMSGDK
- a CDS encoding PIG-L deacetylase family protein — its product is MTQNRTILVVAAHPDDEVLGCGATIAQHVQKGNTVNILILAEGATSRASNRDRSQWKSQLSALAVAAHKASDILGAASVTLDNFADNRMDGYELLDVIKVVEQAIDQHQPEIVYTHHSGDVNIDHRRIHEAVITACRPVPGHPVKSLLFFEIPSSTEWQPPGSAPIFAPNWFVDVTETLNLKLKALEAYQSEMRPWPHPRSLQAVEHLARWRGASVGVEAAEAFILGRQLVM
- a CDS encoding RraA family protein: MVQITHKVIETIRKNRISTSEVSDCLGKTGAIRGITPLNPGHFSVGAVEFVYAYNQSNWELHEQLRNPDPGKIVVVEAINCEDYGVFGSLVSKFLLLYRQVQGIVVNGLVRDAHTLRKENYPIWSKGVTPLGCFNVKNSEPPPKDILNRLHGIYDGSIAVCDDSGVVIIPKEHINEKLIEKLHWIELQEDAWFHGIDTDGFDTYETVCLKRYLDEGSVFNKYERLKPSDS